The sequence CTGCGATGATGACGCATTCGATCGACTTTGTCAACTTTCCAGTTAGCGAAATCGCCGGTCGGAACAGGGCGAAGCGAACCGACGTCTTTCTGGAGGAGGCAACCTATCCATGGACGAGATCCGCACGCAGGTGAGCGGACTGCAGCAGCACATCCACACGCTCCTGGAGCGTCTTTGACATCGCCGGCAAAGAGCGAGAGCTTGCCGAACTGGAGCGTCGGATGGCGGCAGACGGGTTTTGGACCAGCGAGCCGAACCCCCAAGCCGTCACCCGCCAGGCGAGCGAGCTTCGCGACACGATCGAACTGTGGCGGGGCATCGAGCGGGAGGCAGCCGACTTGGCGGAGCTGATCGCGCTCGCCATCGCCGAAGACGATGCCGCAACGGCCGCTGAGGTGGGCGCAGCGGCGGACGCGCTCGCGCAGCGCCTGCGCGGTCTCGAGCGCGAACTGATGCTGAGCGGCCCGCACGACCGGAAGGATGCGATCTTGTCGATCCACGCCGGGGCGGGCGGGACCGAATCCCAAGATTGGGCCGAGATGCTGCTCCGCATGTACCTCCGGTGGGCCGACGCCCATCGCTACAAGACGGAGATCCTCGACTACACCGCGGGCGAGGAAGCCGGGATCAAGAGCGTGACAGTGGCCGTCAGCGGCCCGAACGCCTACGGCTATCTCAAAAGCGAGCGCGGGGTCCACCGGCTGGTGCGCCTGTCACCCTTCGACGCCGCGCACCGCCGCCATACGTCGTTTGCGCTTGTCGAGGTAATGCCAAAGGTCGACGACACGGTCGAGATCGTTCTCAACGAGGACGACCTCGAAATTGAGTTCTACCGATCAAGCGGAGCAGGAGGCCAGAACGTTCAGAAAGTGTCGACGGCCGTGCGGATACGTCACCTCCCGACGGGGATTGTCGTCACCTGCCAGAACGAGCGGTCCCAGCTCCAGAACAAGGAGACAGCGCTCCGGATCCTGAAATCGCGCCTGCTCGAACTCGAGCTTGAGAAGCGGGAACAAGAGGCCGCCCGCCTCAAGGGGCAGCACGTTGCCGCCGGCTGGGGCAACCAAATCCGGAGCTATGTGCTCCACCCGTATACTTTGGTAAAGGACCTGCGAACCGGCTACGAAACGAGCGACGCGCTCGGCGTGCTTGACGGAGCGCTCGACCCGTTTATTGAGAGCTATCTGCAGTGGACCATCGGAGAGCAAGCGGCATGAGACGGCTCCTCGGATCAATCGGCATTGTGACTGGCATCGTCCTGCTGGTCTACATTGGCGCCGGGCCATGGACGCCGCCTCGCGCGCTCATTGGCGCACCTCCTGCCGTTGAGCAGCCGGCCGAACCGCGTCGTCCCTCTTCTCAGCCGAGCGAGATCCAACAAGCTCGGATCGGGGCAGCGCTCTGGACGGTCGGGCTGATCTCCGGGGCGATCGTCATCGGGTTCGTCGCTATCATCGTTGGCGCCTCGCTGTACCTCCGACGGCAGCGTGTCGCCAAGGAGCAGTAAATGGCTGCCACTTTCTCTCGCTTCGCGCCGCGCCTCTCGCTCGGGACGCGGCTGCTTCGTCCGCTGCTGGCGTTCGCCCTCGCGCTCGGCGTCTTTGCGCCGACGGCGCGCTCTGCAGGGGCGAGCGACGGCATCACCGTTCTCGAAGAGACCGTCCGGACAGAATGGCCGGACGCCGTTGTTTTTACCGTCAAGCTGTCGAGCGCATCTGAAATCACCCGCATCCGCATTGAGTACTGGTATACCTCGCATACGCGCGCCGGCGGAAATCCCACCTTCACGCCAGGGAAAGAGGTGACTGCCGAATTTCGGCTGCGGACGCGCGGTGCCCAGGATGTTCCTCCGGGCGCGCTCATTCACTATCGGTATGTCGTTGAGGACGCAGCAGGCACCACG comes from Dehalococcoidia bacterium and encodes:
- the prfB gene encoding peptide chain release factor 2 (programmed frameshift), with protein sequence MDEIRTQVSGLQQHIHTLLERLDIAGKERELAELERRMAADGFWTSEPNPQAVTRQASELRDTIELWRGIEREAADLAELIALAIAEDDAATAAEVGAAADALAQRLRGLERELMLSGPHDRKDAILSIHAGAGGTESQDWAEMLLRMYLRWADAHRYKTEILDYTAGEEAGIKSVTVAVSGPNAYGYLKSERGVHRLVRLSPFDAAHRRHTSFALVEVMPKVDDTVEIVLNEDDLEIEFYRSSGAGGQNVQKVSTAVRIRHLPTGIVVTCQNERSQLQNKETALRILKSRLLELELEKREQEAARLKGQHVAAGWGNQIRSYVLHPYTLVKDLRTGYETSDALGVLDGALDPFIESYLQWTIGEQAA